ATTGAACTGTCGCGGCAATACGGTTTCACCAGCATCAACATTGATCTTATCTACGGCTTGCCGAAACAAACCCACGATTCTTGGAAACAAACTCTGAACGCAATTGCGAAACTGCGGCCCGACCGAATTGCCTGCTTCGGCTATGCCCATCTGCCCGAGCGACTCAAACATCAGGCGGCGATTCGCAGCGAAGATTTGCCGTCGCCGAACGAGCGACTGGGAATGATGCTGGACGCGCAGCGTCTTTTTGCTGACGCGGGTTATGTTTCCATCGGTATGGATCATTTCGCCTTGCCCGATGACGACCTTGCAATGGCGCAGCGCGCGGGCCGGGTTTGGCGGAACTTCATGGGCTACACCACTTCCCATGGAATGGAGCTCCTCGGCCTCGGTTGTTCGGCAATCAGCGAATTCGAGAGCCTGTTCGTTCAGAACGCGGTGTCGCCGGAGCGTTATGCCGAACTCCTGTCCGGCGGATCATGGGCGATTCAGCGAGGCCATCAGCTTAATTATGATGATCGCGTGAGAAAACATATCATCAATCACCTGATGTGCAATCTGGACATTCGCATTCCACCGGATGTCGAGGAACTTGATAATGAACTTGCGGAATCTCTGAACGCAGCAATGGATTCATTGCGCGGATACGTGGACGAGGGCTTGCTGATTGAGTACGACAGCGGATATACGGTAACTCCGCTTGGTCAACTGTTCGTGCGGAACCTCGCCATGCCGTTTGACCGGTATCTCGAGCAACAGCACGGCGTTTACTTTTCCCAGACCGTTTAGGTGATTCGTGCGCGCCGTACTGTTGGTGAATATGGGCGGTCCCGCGGATGAGACGAAAGTGCGGCCCTATTTGCGGGCGATCTTCCGCGATCCGGCCATTCTCCCCGTTCCGGCTTTGATTCGTCCGCTGCTATCAAGACTCATCGTGGTTTTGCGCGCGAATCGCGTTATCGAGCGATACCGGATGATCGGTGGGGCCTCGCCGTTGATTGCATGGACGGAAAGACTATGCATAGCAGTTGCCGACGCACTGAAGGAGTATGAACCCGCACCGCCGGTCGCCTATGCCTTTCGCTACTCCGAACCGACGATTGAGACGGCATTGACGAAACTGAAGACACAACGCATTCAAACCGTGAGCCTCGTCCCCTTGTTTCCGCACCACACACGGGCGATGACCGGCTCGATTGAAACCGAAGCCAGAGAAGTGTCTCGCAAATTGGGTATGACGGTGGACGTACTGCCCGCGTGGGGCAATCAGGCGGACATTCTTGATGTATGGAGCGGATATCTGAACGAAGCATTGGCCATGCTCGGAAAAGATGCACGCGTGCTCTTCGTAGCTCACGGGATTCCTTTGCGAGACGTACGCCGGGGTGACGACTATCCTGATCGTGTGCGTGACACGGCTCGCGCGCTTGCTTCATCGCTTCCCCAAGGAACGGAGTGGACTGTTGCTTTCCAGAGTAAAGTCGGTCCTTTGCCGTGGACTCGGCCGTATTTGAAGGTGGAACTCGACCGTTTATGCGCCGAATCGAAACCCCTGGTCATCATGCCCATCAGTTTCGCCGCCGACTGTCTGGAGACAATGTACGATCTTGATCTGCAGGCCGTTCCGCGCGCCCGGCAAGCCTGTAGCGATCAAGTCGTTCGCGTTCGTGCTTTCAATGATGAAGCGCGGTTCGCCCGCATACTGGCTCGTCTGGCGGTGGAACGATGAATCCGTCCGACGAACTGCACAACGTTCCGCGAGTTGTCGTCGTCGGCGCGGGCGTCGCCGGACTGGCGACGGCATTCCTCATTCGTGAGATCGGCAACACTGCGGGAAGGGACGTCAACGTCTCCATACTCGAAGCGCAATCCTCAGCCGGCGGCGCAACCCGTACCGATCACGTAGATGGATACATTTGCGAGTGGGGACCCAACGGTTTTCTCGACAATGAACCGGCCACCTTTAACTTAGTGAACCGGCTGAATCTTACCAATCGCCTGCTCAAGGCCAACGCGGCCGCGGCGCACCGCTACATCTTCCATAGTGGCAAACTCCACGACGTGCCGCTGAAACCCGCCGCGTCTCTGGCGTCGGATATCCTGCCATTGTCGGCGAAATTGAGAATGGCGATGGATCTGCTTGTCCCGGCCAAGCGCGATCATTTGGAGGAAACGGTTTACGCTTTCGGGCGTCGCCGCCTCGGTCGAGCATTTTCTACCTATCTGCTCGATCCCATGGTCTCCGGCATCTTTGCCGGAAACGCGCACTAACTCTCTCTTCCGGCGGTCTTTCCCAGAATGGTTGAGTTGGAAAAAGAGTACGGCGGTCTGTTTCGCGCCATGTTTGCTCTGCAGAAGCAAGCGAAACGGAACGGTCGCGCATCCGGTGGCCCGGTTGGTGCAAACTCGGTTCTGCACACGTTCCATGATGGGATGGGCGAACTCACGAACGCGCTTGCCGAGCGTATGGCGGGAAGACTTCGCCTGAATCGTCGCGTCGAATCTCTCTCGCGCGCCGGCGGCCGGTGGCAAGTGTGCCTGACGGACGAACGAATCGAGGCGGACGCTGTAATTCTCGCCTGTCCGTCGTTCGAGGCCGCCGAGATTGTCGGCAAGCTGGCTCCCGACACCGCCGACTCACTCCGCGATATCCGCTATGCACCCGTGGACGTGGTGTGTCACGGGTATCGAACCGAGGATATTGGACACCCGTTGCACGGATTCGGAGTTCTGATTCCACGAAGCGAAGGCATTCGTTCGCTCGGTTGCCTGTGGAGCGATTCGATTTTCACCGGACAAGCTCCCGAGGGGAAACATCTGCTGCGTACGATAATCGGCGGCGCGCATGATCCCGAGGTGGTCCGTCTATCCCAGGCGGAACTGGATCGGCTTGCCTTTCGGGATCATCAGCACATCCTACCGATTCACAAACCTCCGATTCTCGTGAAAACATATCGTCATCCCCGCGGTATTGCACAGTATACACTTGGTCATCTGCAGCGAGTTGCGTGCACGGAGGAACTCGAACGTCATGCGCCAGGAGTCTTCTTTACGGGAGCCTCCTATCGAGGTGTATCCATCAATGGTTGCGTGAAAGATGCGAATCGTGTGGCCGCGGCATTCTGGGCACGATATGGAGTCCGCGTATGAACTTGGCGGTGTACTCGCTGTCCCCTGCTATAATACGAATGACGGGCCATCGTTCGGCGGCCATTTTTGTCGTTCTCTCAGCCGAGGTGTTGGCATCAATGATTATCGCGGAGGTGGAAATCATGGTGGGAGAGTGGTTATGAAGTTCGAGATGATCGGCCTGAACCATACCACGTCCACTCTCGAAGTCCGTGACAGAGCCGCGATCAGTTCCGGTCGGCTGGAGGAAGTGGCGACGCGGCTTTTGCAGGAACCGTACATGGAGGGCGTGGTGATTCTGTCCACCTGCAATCGTGTCGAACTCTACTTTTCCCCGAGTTACCACTCCACGGATCAGGCGCTTTATTCCCGCTTTGCAGAAAGCTGCAATCTGTCTCCGGCCGAAGCCCGCGCAGCCTATATCCACCGCGACGGCGACGCCGTGCACCACATCTTTCGCGTGGCCTCCGGTCTCGATTCGCAACTCATCGGCGAAACCCAGATTCTCACTCAAGTCAAACAAGCCTATCATTCCGCGCTGGATCTGGCCTGCTCCAATGCCCTCCTGAACCGCGTCTTCCTGCGAGCCATCGAATGCGGAAAAATGATTCGCAGTCGCACCGCCATCTCACGGGGTGCCGTCTCCGTTTCGTTCGCGGCCGTGAACATGGCGGAGCGCGTGTTCGGTCATTTGAAAGGACGCCGCATTCTTCTGATAGGAGCCGGTGAAACGATTCGTTTGGCCATGAAACACCTGATGAACGCAGGCGCGGAGTCCTGGCGAATCAGCAACCGGACGCGCGCCCATGCGGAGCGACTGGCCGAAACGCTGAACGCCGCGGTGGTATCTTTTCCCCCGCACGACGAAGACCTTGCGTGGGCCGATATTATCGTCTCCGCCACCGGTTCGCCACAAGTTGTCGTCTCTGCGGATCAGGCCGCTCGCGCGCTGTCGAGTCGGAATCGAAGCGGCCCGCTGCTGATTCTCGACTTGGCCGTTCCGCGAGACGTTGATCCGGCCTTTCGGAGCGATAACGCTTACGTGTATTCGGTGGACGATTTTCGGCAGCTCGTCGAGGCCAACCTCAAGGCACGGCAGCGGGAAGCGGTTCGTGCGGAGAAACTGGTTCGGCAGAGCGTGGAGGATTTCGTTGTCTGGTACAAGGCTCATCGCGTTCTGCCTACCATTCAACAGTTGCAGGAAGTTCTGGAAGAAATCCGCACGGAGGAAATCGAGCGAAACGCCCGCCGGTTCAGTGCCGCCGACCGTGAGCAAGTGGAATTATTTTCCAAGATACTCATCAAGAAAGTCGCCACCCTCATCATCGTCAACATGAAACAAGCCTCGGTCGAGCGCAACGATCTTTCTCTGGCCAGCGCCGTATCCCTGGCCTTTGCGGGGGAGGACAAAGAAGCTGTTGAGAACGTGCTGGAGCAATTGAAGCATGAACTTTCCCATTGATCGTCCGCGGCGCTTGAGACGCACGGAGACTCTGCGCCGGCTTGTCTGCGAAACCTGGCTTCGTCCCGAAGATTTGGTTCAGCCGCTCTTTGTAGTTCCGGGAGAAAACGTTCGCCGCCCCATCGCCAGCCTGCCGGGACAGTTCCACTTGTCCGTGGATCAAGTCGCAGACGAAGCGAAGCGAATTTTCGATCTTCATATTCCTGCGATCCTGCTTTTCGGAGTCCCAAGCTGCAAAGACGAGATGGGAAGTTCCGCCTATGACGAGAACGGCGAAGTGCAACGGGCGACGCGGGCCATAAAAGAAGCCATACCCGGCCTCCTCGTCATCACCGACGTTTGCCTTTGCGAGTACACCAGCCACGGTCACTGCGGAGTCGTGAAACGGGGTGACGTGGACAATGATCGGACGCTGCCTTTGCTCGCCAAGACCGCGCTCAGTCACGCCGCTGCCGGCGCGGACATCGTCGCGCCCTCGGACATGATGGACGGCCGCGTGCGCGCGATCCGCGACGCACTGGACGGGAGAGGCTTCGATCAAACGGCGATTCTTTCGTATGCGATCAAGTACGCCTCCGCCTACTACGGACCCTTCCGCGATGCGGCGGGATCGGCTCCACAGTTTGGCGACCGCCGCGGCTACCAAATGGATCCTCCCAACGCGCTGGAAGCACTGCATGAGGCGGAACTCGATCTCGCGGAAGGAGCGGACATGATTATGGTCAAGCCCGGCGTCGCCTATCTTGACGTCTTGTCGCTCGTGAAACGAACACTGAGAAGAGTCACCGCGGCCTATCAGGTTTCCGGAGAATACGCCATGATCGAAGCGGCGGCCCAGCGAGGATGGATTGACCGCCGCCGCGTCATTCTCGAGACGCTGGTGGCTTTCAAACGGGCGGGCGCCGATTTCATTCTTACCTACTACGCCTCGGAAGCGGCCGCTTGGCTGCGTGAGGATATCCGATGACCGCCGAGCCGGGTTTAGCGCTCGATTCCTCCTCGAATGACGGATATTTCGCCGCGCGCAACCCGGCCGGAACAATCTCTCTCCTTGACAAAATGCGAGGGAAATCGCATGACCAAGTCCGAACAGCTCTTTGAACGAGCGCAAAAAGTCTTGCCGGGCGGAGTAAACTCGCCGGTGCGTGCTTTCAAGGCCGTCGGTGGCACGCCGCCCTTCATCGTTGCGGCACGGGGATGTACGCTTGAAGATTCGGACGGAAGATGCTACATTGACTATGTAGGTTCGTGGGGCCCCATGATCTTGGGGCATTCCCACTCCACCGTGGTCAGGGCACTTCAGGAAGCGGTGCCGCGGGGGACGAGCTTCGGCATGCCCTCGCCGACAGAGGTAGAACTCGCCGAAGAGATCGTCCGTCGTGTCCCTTCAATCGAAATGATTCGTTTTGTGAATTCCGGAACGGAAGCCACGATGAGTGCCATCCGCCTCGCACGTGCCGCCACGGGCCGACCAACAATTCTAAAATTCTCCGGATGTTATCACGGGCACGCCGACAGCTTCCTGATCCAGGCCGGATCGGGAGTCGCCACCCTCGGCCTTCCCGACAGTCCGGGGGTCACCAGAGGAGCCGCGCAAGATACGCGGATCGCTCCCTTCAATGATTTTGCTGCCGTTGAGCGATTATTCGACCGCGAGGGCGATTCGATGGCGGCAGTCATCGTGGAACCCGTGTGCGGAAACATGGGAGTTGTTCCTCCCGCGGAAGGTTTCTTGGAAGGGTTGCGGAGTCTCTGTGACCGCAACCACTCCCTGCTCATCTTCGACGAGGTCATGACCGGCTTTCGCGTGCATCCGGCCGGCGCGCAGGGACTTTTCGGCATCCGACCTGACCTGACAGCCTTCGGCAAGGTCATCGGAGGTGGATTGCCGGTGGGAGCCTATGGCGGACGGGCCGATCTGATGCAGC
This portion of the bacterium genome encodes:
- the hemN gene encoding oxygen-independent coproporphyrinogen III oxidase yields the protein MSGTPLNKIPEERIFALVERLEVRGPRYTSYPTVPSWKDDRPVESYGSALAELASRKRPIAIYVHLPFCRRRCLYCGCNSYVTSDANRMNGYADSLLREIERVAEHLPSSVKHYQLHLGGGTPTHYSPELLQRILERVIAVFPGETRAEHSIEVDPRITASEHLRVLQAQGFQRISVGLQDLSPAVQRAVQREYSPNQLQNFIELSRQYGFTSINIDLIYGLPKQTHDSWKQTLNAIAKLRPDRIACFGYAHLPERLKHQAAIRSEDLPSPNERLGMMLDAQRLFADAGYVSIGMDHFALPDDDLAMAQRAGRVWRNFMGYTTSHGMELLGLGCSAISEFESLFVQNAVSPERYAELLSGGSWAIQRGHQLNYDDRVRKHIINHLMCNLDIRIPPDVEELDNELAESLNAAMDSLRGYVDEGLLIEYDSGYTVTPLGQLFVRNLAMPFDRYLEQQHGVYFSQTV
- the hemH gene encoding ferrochelatase, with the protein product MRAVLLVNMGGPADETKVRPYLRAIFRDPAILPVPALIRPLLSRLIVVLRANRVIERYRMIGGASPLIAWTERLCIAVADALKEYEPAPPVAYAFRYSEPTIETALTKLKTQRIQTVSLVPLFPHHTRAMTGSIETEAREVSRKLGMTVDVLPAWGNQADILDVWSGYLNEALAMLGKDARVLFVAHGIPLRDVRRGDDYPDRVRDTARALASSLPQGTEWTVAFQSKVGPLPWTRPYLKVELDRLCAESKPLVIMPISFAADCLETMYDLDLQAVPRARQACSDQVVRVRAFNDEARFARILARLAVER
- the hemG gene encoding protoporphyrinogen oxidase, with the translated sequence MNPSDELHNVPRVVVVGAGVAGLATAFLIREIGNTAGRDVNVSILEAQSSAGGATRTDHVDGYICEWGPNGFLDNEPATFNLVNRLNLTNRLLKANAAAAHRYIFHSGKLHDVPLKPAASLASDILPLSAKLRMAMDLLVPAKRDHLEETVYAFGRRRLGRAFSTYLLDPMVSGIFAGNAH
- the hemG gene encoding protoporphyrinogen oxidase — its product is MVELEKEYGGLFRAMFALQKQAKRNGRASGGPVGANSVLHTFHDGMGELTNALAERMAGRLRLNRRVESLSRAGGRWQVCLTDERIEADAVILACPSFEAAEIVGKLAPDTADSLRDIRYAPVDVVCHGYRTEDIGHPLHGFGVLIPRSEGIRSLGCLWSDSIFTGQAPEGKHLLRTIIGGAHDPEVVRLSQAELDRLAFRDHQHILPIHKPPILVKTYRHPRGIAQYTLGHLQRVACTEELERHAPGVFFTGASYRGVSINGCVKDANRVAAAFWARYGVRV
- the hemA gene encoding glutamyl-tRNA reductase, encoding MKFEMIGLNHTTSTLEVRDRAAISSGRLEEVATRLLQEPYMEGVVILSTCNRVELYFSPSYHSTDQALYSRFAESCNLSPAEARAAYIHRDGDAVHHIFRVASGLDSQLIGETQILTQVKQAYHSALDLACSNALLNRVFLRAIECGKMIRSRTAISRGAVSVSFAAVNMAERVFGHLKGRRILLIGAGETIRLAMKHLMNAGAESWRISNRTRAHAERLAETLNAAVVSFPPHDEDLAWADIIVSATGSPQVVVSADQAARALSSRNRSGPLLILDLAVPRDVDPAFRSDNAYVYSVDDFRQLVEANLKARQREAVRAEKLVRQSVEDFVVWYKAHRVLPTIQQLQEVLEEIRTEEIERNARRFSAADREQVELFSKILIKKVATLIIVNMKQASVERNDLSLASAVSLAFAGEDKEAVENVLEQLKHELSH
- the hemB gene encoding porphobilinogen synthase: MNFPIDRPRRLRRTETLRRLVCETWLRPEDLVQPLFVVPGENVRRPIASLPGQFHLSVDQVADEAKRIFDLHIPAILLFGVPSCKDEMGSSAYDENGEVQRATRAIKEAIPGLLVITDVCLCEYTSHGHCGVVKRGDVDNDRTLPLLAKTALSHAAAGADIVAPSDMMDGRVRAIRDALDGRGFDQTAILSYAIKYASAYYGPFRDAAGSAPQFGDRRGYQMDPPNALEALHEAELDLAEGADMIMVKPGVAYLDVLSLVKRTLRRVTAAYQVSGEYAMIEAAAQRGWIDRRRVILETLVAFKRAGADFILTYYASEAAAWLREDIR
- the hemL gene encoding glutamate-1-semialdehyde 2,1-aminomutase gives rise to the protein MTKSEQLFERAQKVLPGGVNSPVRAFKAVGGTPPFIVAARGCTLEDSDGRCYIDYVGSWGPMILGHSHSTVVRALQEAVPRGTSFGMPSPTEVELAEEIVRRVPSIEMIRFVNSGTEATMSAIRLARAATGRPTILKFSGCYHGHADSFLIQAGSGVATLGLPDSPGVTRGAAQDTRIAPFNDFAAVERLFDREGDSMAAVIVEPVCGNMGVVPPAEGFLEGLRSLCDRNHSLLIFDEVMTGFRVHPAGAQGLFGIRPDLTAFGKVIGGGLPVGAYGGRADLMQRISPSGPVYQAGTLSGNPLAMTAGLATLHELTEDAYAKLERTSAKLAQGLRNVCAEKRIAAQVQRVGSMLTLFFGERPVTNMEDASRADHGKYARFFRNLLASGVHLPPSGYEAWFVSLAHNDSTVERTIAAAAAALA